ggggagggaggcccggagggaaggagggagggaaggaggagggcggGCGAGCTGGAGCCGGCGGGCGGCGGGAGCCCGGGCGAGCCGCGTCGGGAGTGCGGTCTCCATGGCAGTGCCGGGCGCAGCCAGAGGTAAGACgacccctgccctgtcccccgcggccccctcctctcctccccccagccgccttctctcccctccggccggcccctcctccccagccacctGCTGTCACTGCCCTGGAGAACACGgtgggtggcaggagggaggagtCGCCTGACCTTACCCCTTCACCCCGAAGGGCGAGGGACCCCTGACAGCGGTGGAGTCCCCCagatcctccctcccaccttcctctgatctttctctgtccttcacctcctctctgtccttcacatccttcctccctccctccctctctgactcccCATCTCTTTTTTCCTAAACCCACCCGCTGAGCCTGGGTGAGGGTAGGTGGGAAGGGGTGCCAGGCTGTAGGGGAgagtagtgggggggggggagcgcttCTGACCAATTCCTTCCACCTCCCTCTGGCTGGCCATTGCCATGGCAACTAGGGTATACTGGGCTCCGGAGGGAACAAAGGTGGGGGGCGGACTAGGACCTCTCAGGGAGGACTAGGATCTGAGATTCTTCCACAGGAAGTAGACCCTCTCACTTCTGTGCCCCATTTTTACCCCTATTTGCCCCCAAAGCCATTAGCTCATCCTTCTTGCCTCCACTCTGTTCAGGGTTTCATCTGATTTCCTCTTAGTCCCCTCCCAAGGGCTCACTGAAGCTCATCTTCAGGAAATTCAGGACTATCCTCCTTCCCatcagagggaaactgaggctggggcaTGGGAGGAAAGAGTGGAGGTCTACCAGTGGGATCCTGCACCTTATTCAACATTGGGCTTTTTCCTATTTCCTGCTCCCTCGTTCCATGCAACCCCTCTTCCCTCATAAGTCTTCTTGTGAAGGGTCTCTGgggttttccttctattttcagATACTATCACTTtgccccttctttctcttctgctcaaactctcctccttccccctagTTCCCCATCTTTCCATTTCTGGATGCTTCTGATGTCAGCGGTTTCCCCGCCTTCGGGTtccctagccccccccccccctcggtcCCTGGCTTCCTTTCTCCCATCTTCCCAGGTCCCTAGTGAGCTAGAGGGGGATCATGCAGGCTTGGGGGAAATGGGGCTGAGCACCAAGAGCCCTGGGCCCAGGAGCTGGAGCATCGGGGAGGAGCTGTATTAGCACACATATCTCAGTTTACCATGAACCCTCAAGAAGAAACAAGTCATGTATCTGCCATCAGTAGCCCTGAAGAGAGATTCAGGGACATGAAGATAGGGATTGAATACTACTGAGCAGAGGATATAAGAAGAAGGGACCAGGGAAtgacagagggaggaaaaagggcTGAAAAAGGGTAGGAGACAGGAGATCAGAATATCTTCTTTCCCTGAAGGTCTGGAAAGCAGGGCTCTTACCTGTATGGGCTATGTGATTGGCCATCTGGTTTAAGGCAGCAGGATGTTCTGAATGACCCTATGACCCCTAGTAATAGGTTGTTTGCGTATACTTTCCAGAGAAGGGGGCACAGGAAGTCAGCTGGAGACCAGCCCAAGCCCTACctttgccctcccccccaccacatgTCATTTCTCCCTTGCAGTTTGTCCAGGTGGCTGAGCCTTACCCCCACACCCCTTGGGGTGCCCAGAAGATCCCAGGCTGGTCAAgaaccagaggaagaagagaactgGAAGTCCCGGCATGGGGACCAGAGCTCCTCAGCCAGCCTCGTAGTTGGGAAAGCAGTCAGCTTGctcctcccgctcctcctccccctccccctcctccttcccctcaatTACAGGGATACTTCAGGAAGGGCCCCACCCGGTATGGAGGCTGAGGATCACCTCTGCTGACCCTcagtctcctcccctgccctccacacCTGACTTTAGCTGGGTCGGTCATGCAATGCTGAGCAGGAAGGTAGGCCTAGCCGTGGCCTGCTTCACTACAGGGCAAGGATTGTACGCataatgggtgtgtgtgtgagtggggctCCAGGGTGAGAcctagcccccacccccaggagttcaaggggggtggggggaccgaGGATAGGATGGctcggggcggggcaggggcagaggaggccTCCCTGCGCTCAAACGCATTGTCCTGGCTGGCCTGTGGGCTCCTGGCACTGCTGGCCAATGCCTGGATCATCCTCAGCATCTCGGCCAAGCAGCAAAAGCACAAGCCGCTGGAGTTACTGCTCTGCTTCCTGGCGGGCACACACATACTCATGGCGGCTGTGCCCCTCACCACCTTCGCCGTGGTGCAGCTACGGCGGCAGGCTTCTTCTGACTATGACTGGAACGAGAGCATCTGCAAGGTCTTTGTGTCCACCTACTACACACTGGCCCTGGCCACCTGCTTCACAGTCGCCTCGCTCTCCTACCATCGCATGTGGATGGTGCGCTGGCCCGTCAACTACCGCCTCAGCAACGCCAAGAAGCAGGCGCTGCATGCTGTCATGGGCATCTGGATGGTCAGCTTCATCCTCTCCACGCTGCCCTCCATCGGCTGGCACAACAATGGCGAGCGGTACTACGCCCGTGGCTGCCAGTTCATAGTCTCCAAGATTGGCCTGGGCTTTGGCGTCTGCTTCAGCCTCTTGCTCCTTGGGGGCATTGTCATGGGGCTGGTCTGTGTGGCCATCACCTTCTACCAGACGTTGTGGGCCCGGCCCCGGAGGGCTCGGCTGGCCCGGAGagcgggggttgggggtggggccaAGGGGGGTGGGCCAGGGGGTTTGGGTACCCGGCCAGCTTTTGAGGTGCCAGCCATTGTGGTGGAGGATGCCAGAGGCAAGCGGCGGTCCTCGCTGGACGGCTCTGAGTCGGCCAAGACATCCCTGCAGGTCACCAACTTGGTCAGCGCCATCGTCTTTCTCTATGACTCACTCACAGGGGTGCCCATCTTGGTGAGATTGGGGTCCCCCACCTGCTATCCCTAATATCCAGGCCCCAGCACAACCACCTGACCTCGAAGTCATCAGCCATACAGCAGCTCCGCCGTCCACCTTCCTCttttctgcccacccctgctACATTTGTGAGCCCCCCACCTCTGTCATCTGTCTCCTGGTTCCCGTCACCCCCAGCCTCGTCATCTGTTTCCCGGTTGCTGCTGCTCAACCCTGTCATCCGTCCTTTACTGCCTCCACCTATTTTCCAGCTCCACCATGTACCTTGTGTCTCCCTGCTTCAGCCCCTGGACCTCCATTCTCCATTCCCTGCCACTCTCTGGTTACCACAGGGCCTCTCAGCACTCTGGGTGGAAACCCCAGAGagcccaccccaccaccccagctTTTTGCATCCCCATCTAGTCCCTCTTCCTGAATTTCTCTCTGTGTTCAAGTTTTCTCTAccacctctgcttctcccccaacccctcggGGGCTTTATCTTCACTCCTTGCCCCTGATCTTCCTCTGAATcagtcccttcccctctgttcatccCATTCCACCTCCAACTTTGCCTCTGTCACGATCCTCTGTGAACCGGGCCATCCTTTCCTTCTTGTCCACCCACTGCACTAGGATATTGGATCTGGGGTCAAGTGGGACCTCTGAGCTCTGGGTCGTGACCCCGCGCCATTCCCCATCCTCCCGCTAGGTGGTGAGCTTCTTCTCCCTTAAGTCGGACTCGGCTCCTCCGTGGATGGTGCTGGCTGTGCTGTGGTGCTCCATGGCGCAGACGCTGCTGCTGCCCTCCTTCATCTGGTCCTGCGAGCGCTACCGTGCCGACGTGCGCACTGTGTGGGAGCAGTGCGTGGCCATCATGTCGGAGGAGGATGGCGACGACGGTCAGAGGAGGGACCGGGCTTTGGCTTTCCCGGGGGCTTGGactccctcttctgcccatttctaccAGCCCTTCTCCGTGTGGGGATGGGCTACCCTTGAGTGCCCCCTGCTGGACGGAACCCGCGCCACCCTTGGGCTGACTCCAGGCTCCCTTTTTTCCTAATCACGCAACCCGATGTACGCCCGCCCATGGCTTCCTTCTGTACTGGGAGCTCCCTCCACTGGGCGTCGGTTCCCCCCGGAAGCCCACACTACCCAGCTTTGCCTCCACTCTCCAGGAAGAGTGCCTGAGAAACAGGCCAGAGTCCTAACACAACCATAAAGGAAGGCTGTGGAATTAAGGGGAGGTTAGCCTCCCTGAGACACACCCCCAGCTACAGGGACAGTTGTTGGGGGTGGGCTTGTAACTGTTTCAATAAATACGTCTGTACGTCTGTACGTATGAAGCACTAGGGACTAAGCACCGAATGCAACAGATGTTAGACGCTCCTGCTTTTCCTCTTGGAGCTTACAGACTAGTGTGAACAGAAGGATTCTCTGGAGAGCTTAAAAAGGGGGCAGGAAgttttaaggggggggggagaggaggggagtgggTATTCCCTGCCTGTAACcactctgccccttttctctcctaGATGGCGGCTGTGATGACTATGCAGATGGCCGAGTGTGCAAAGTTCGTTTTGATGCTAATGGTGCCACAGGACCAGGGGGCAGGGACCCCACCCAGGTGAAGC
The genomic region above belongs to Prionailurus bengalensis isolate Pbe53 chromosome B4, Fcat_Pben_1.1_paternal_pri, whole genome shotgun sequence and contains:
- the GPR162 gene encoding probable G-protein coupled receptor 162; the protein is MARGGAGAEEASLRSNALSWLACGLLALLANAWIILSISAKQQKHKPLELLLCFLAGTHILMAAVPLTTFAVVQLRRQASSDYDWNESICKVFVSTYYTLALATCFTVASLSYHRMWMVRWPVNYRLSNAKKQALHAVMGIWMVSFILSTLPSIGWHNNGERYYARGCQFIVSKIGLGFGVCFSLLLLGGIVMGLVCVAITFYQTLWARPRRARLARRAGVGGGAKGGGPGGLGTRPAFEVPAIVVEDARGKRRSSLDGSESAKTSLQVTNLVSAIVFLYDSLTGVPILVVSFFSLKSDSAPPWMVLAVLWCSMAQTLLLPSFIWSCERYRADVRTVWEQCVAIMSEEDGDDDGGCDDYADGRVCKVRFDANGATGPGGRDPTQVKLLPGRHMLFPPLERVHYLQVPLSRRLSHDETNIFSTPRAPGSILHKWSSSDDIRVLPAQSRALGGPPEYLGRRQRLEDEEDEEEAEGGGLASLRQFLEGGMLGSGGGPPRGPGFFREEITTFIDETPLPSPTASPGPSPRRPRPLGLSPRRLSLGSPDSRAAGLPLGLSAGRRCSLTGGEGSARPWGGSWGPGNPIFPQLTL